A single genomic interval of Mangifera indica cultivar Alphonso chromosome 5, CATAS_Mindica_2.1, whole genome shotgun sequence harbors:
- the LOC123217047 gene encoding putative pentatricopeptide repeat-containing protein At1g02420 gives MIVKSLTPSLSRRLRYTPKIFSVSDNANSLVFSSFFSSDNSPPKDDVEIVFGIITGSSSSKNLQLSLKSSGVLFSNDLIDKVLKRVRFSHGNPLQALEFYKYVSNRRGFYHTSFSLDTMLYVLGRGRRFDLIWDLLADTKRKDQSLVSTRTMQVVLARVAKVCSVRQTVESFRKFKKLVPVFDTTCFNALLRTLCQEKSMTDARNVYHSLKHDFSPNLQTFNILLSGWKSVEEAEGFFEEMIEMGVKPDIVSYNCLIDVYCKGRQVEKAYKVFEKMRGEDISPDVISYTSLIGGLGLIGQPDKARDVLKEMKEYGCYPDTAAYNAAIRNYCIAKRLGNAFELMDEMVGKGLDPNATTYNLFFRVFYWSNNLTSAWNLYQRMMDSGCLPNTQSCMFLIRLFRRQERVKMALQLWNDMVDKGFGSYILVSDVLFDLLCDMGKLVEAEKCFLEMIDKGQKPSNISFRRIKVLMELANKKEALQNLEQKMAIFGPHVQVHESEGSPTEMSN, from the coding sequence ATGATTGTTAAGAGCCTCACACCTTCCCTGTCACGAAGGTTAAGGTACACTCCTAAAATATTTTCTGTATCTGATAATGCGAATTCATTAGTGTTCAgttcatttttctcttctgaTAACTCTCCTCCCAAGGACGACgttgaaattgtttttgggATAATCACTGGCTCTTCCTCTTCTAAAAACCTCCAACTGTCGTTGAAATCAAGTGGGGTTCTTTTTTCTAATGATTTGATTGATAAAGTGTTAAAGAGAGTCAGGTTTAGCCACGGGAATCCTCTACAAGCTCTTGAATTCTATAAATATGTTTCCAATAGAAGAGGGTTTTATCACACTTCCTTTTCTTTAGATACAATGCTTTATGTATTAGGCAGAGGCCGTAGGTTTGATCTAATATGGGACCTTCTGGCTGACACCAAGAGAAAAGATCAATCTTTAGTATCTACACGAACTATGCAAGTGGTTTTAGCTAGAGTTGCTAAAGTTTGTTCAGTTAGGCAGACTGTAGAGTcttttagaaaattcaaaaaactggTTCCAGTATTCGATACTACTTGTTTTAATGCTTTGTTGAGGACTTTGTGTCAGGAGAAGAGTATGACAGATGCTAGAAATGTGTATCATAGTTTAAAGCATGATTTTAGTCCTAATTTGCAGACTTTCAATATACTTTTGTCTGGGTGGAAATCGGTGGAGGAGGCCGAGGGTTTCTTTGAGGAGATGATTGAAATGGGAGTAAAACCTGATATCGTTTCGTATAATTGTTTGATTGATGTGTACTGTAAAGGTAGACAAGTAGAGAAGGCATATAAGGTGTTTGAAAAAATGAGAGGCGAGGATATATCGCCTGACGTTATCTCATATACAAGTTTGATTGGGGGTTTGGGGTTAATTGGTCAACCTGATAAAGCTAGAGATGTTTTGAAAGAAATGAAGGAGTATGGATGTTACCCGGACACTGCAGCTTACAATGCTGCCATAAGGAATTATTGTATTGCGAAGAGGCTTGGTAATGCATTTGAGTTGATGGATGAGATGGTGGGGAAGGGATTAGACCCAAATGCCACTACTTACAATCTCTTCTTTAGGGTTTTTTACTGGTCAAATAATTTGACAAGTGCATGGAATTTATATCAGAGAATGATGGATAGTGGGTGCCTCCCAAATACACAGTCTTGTATGTTTCTCATTAGGTTATTTAGGAGGCAGGAAAGGGTGAAGATGGCATTGCAGTTGTGGAATGACATGGTGGACAAGGGTTTTGGGTCTTATATTTTGGTATCTGATGTATTGTTTGATTTGCTTTGTGATATGGGAAAGTTGGTGGAAGCAGAGAAGTGTTTCTTGGAGATGATAGACAAAGGGCAAAAGCCAAGCAACATTTCTTTTCGGAGGATCAAGGTTCTTATGGAATTGGCAAACAAGAAAGAAGCCCTTCAAAACTTGGAGCAGAAAATGGCCATTTTTGGGCCTCACGTCCAAGTTCATGAAAGTGAAGGGAGCCCGACAGAGATGTCAAATTAG
- the LOC123217050 gene encoding nitrogen regulatory protein P-II homolog isoform X2: protein MAAFAKPGTLTCLYFQSHLKEFPLLDCTSIRPRIRDPRFSQLKLTRNASNLLVIRAQNSPVPDYIPESKFYKVEAVLRLCWKWVSVVSRFLMFEALVLKGDQQSDMVVEAVIEKILEEARTGEIGDGKIFLIPVSDVIRVHTGERGEKAEKMTGVQSEMRYAA from the exons ATGGCTGCATTTGCAAAACCAGGCACACTTACTTGTCTGTATTTTCAGTCTCATCTCAAAGAATTTCCTCTCTTAGATTGCACTTCCATCCGACCACGGATCAGGGATCCTCGATTTTCCCAGCTAAAGCTCACAAGAAATGCGTCAAATCTTCTTGTTATTAGAGCCCAGAACTCCCCTGTCCCTG ACTATATCCCGGAATCCAAATTCTACAAAGTGGAAGCGGTGCTCAG GCTTTGCTGGAAATGGGTATCCGTGGTGTCACGGTTTCTGATGTTCGAGGCTTTGGTGCTTAAGGGGGATCAACAGAGCGACATGGTG GTTGAAGCAGTAATAGAGAAGATATTAGAGGAGGCAAGAACCGGAGAGATTGGTGATGGCAAAATTTTCT TGATACCCGTCTCAGATGTCATAAGAGTTCACACTG GTGAGCGTGGAGAAAAGGCTGAGAAGATGACTGGGGTACAATCTGAAATGCGTTATGCTGCATGA
- the LOC123217050 gene encoding nitrogen regulatory protein P-II homolog isoform X4, which produces MRQIFLLLEPRTPLSLTISRNPNSTKWKRCSGSEFSGDMFVAKTKMEIVVSKDQVEAVIEKILEEARTGEIGDGKIFLIPVSDVIRVHTGERGEKAEKMTGVQSEMRYAA; this is translated from the exons ATGCGTCAAATCTTCTTGTTATTAGAGCCCAGAACTCCCCTGTCCCTG ACTATATCCCGGAATCCAAATTCTACAAAGTGGAAGCGGTGCTCAG GCTCTGAATTTTCTGGTGACATGTTTGTTGCTAAAACAAAGATGGAGATTGTGGTGAGCAAAGACCAG GTTGAAGCAGTAATAGAGAAGATATTAGAGGAGGCAAGAACCGGAGAGATTGGTGATGGCAAAATTTTCT TGATACCCGTCTCAGATGTCATAAGAGTTCACACTG GTGAGCGTGGAGAAAAGGCTGAGAAGATGACTGGGGTACAATCTGAAATGCGTTATGCTGCATGA
- the LOC123217050 gene encoding uncharacterized protein LOC123217050 isoform X3 — protein MRQIFLLLEPRTPLSLTISRNPNSTKWKRCSGPGESKRFLLLCWKWVSVVSRFLMFEALVLKGDQQSDMVVEAVIEKILEEARTGEIGDGKIFLIPVSDVIRVHTGERGEKAEKMTGVQSEMRYAA, from the exons ATGCGTCAAATCTTCTTGTTATTAGAGCCCAGAACTCCCCTGTCCCTG ACTATATCCCGGAATCCAAATTCTACAAAGTGGAAGCGGTGCTCAG GCCCTGGCGAGTCCAAAAGGTTTCTTCT GCTTTGCTGGAAATGGGTATCCGTGGTGTCACGGTTTCTGATGTTCGAGGCTTTGGTGCTTAAGGGGGATCAACAGAGCGACATGGTG GTTGAAGCAGTAATAGAGAAGATATTAGAGGAGGCAAGAACCGGAGAGATTGGTGATGGCAAAATTTTCT TGATACCCGTCTCAGATGTCATAAGAGTTCACACTG GTGAGCGTGGAGAAAAGGCTGAGAAGATGACTGGGGTACAATCTGAAATGCGTTATGCTGCATGA
- the LOC123217050 gene encoding nitrogen regulatory protein P-II homolog isoform X1, whose amino-acid sequence MAAFAKPGTLTCLYFQSHLKEFPLLDCTSIRPRIRDPRFSQLKLTRNASNLLVIRAQNSPVPVDYIPESKFYKVEAVLRLCWKWVSVVSRFLMFEALVLKGDQQSDMVVEAVIEKILEEARTGEIGDGKIFLIPVSDVIRVHTGERGEKAEKMTGVQSEMRYAA is encoded by the exons ATGGCTGCATTTGCAAAACCAGGCACACTTACTTGTCTGTATTTTCAGTCTCATCTCAAAGAATTTCCTCTCTTAGATTGCACTTCCATCCGACCACGGATCAGGGATCCTCGATTTTCCCAGCTAAAGCTCACAAGAAATGCGTCAAATCTTCTTGTTATTAGAGCCCAGAACTCCCCTGTCCCTG TAGACTATATCCCGGAATCCAAATTCTACAAAGTGGAAGCGGTGCTCAG GCTTTGCTGGAAATGGGTATCCGTGGTGTCACGGTTTCTGATGTTCGAGGCTTTGGTGCTTAAGGGGGATCAACAGAGCGACATGGTG GTTGAAGCAGTAATAGAGAAGATATTAGAGGAGGCAAGAACCGGAGAGATTGGTGATGGCAAAATTTTCT TGATACCCGTCTCAGATGTCATAAGAGTTCACACTG GTGAGCGTGGAGAAAAGGCTGAGAAGATGACTGGGGTACAATCTGAAATGCGTTATGCTGCATGA
- the LOC123215468 gene encoding boron transporter 1-like: MEETFVPFEGIKNDLRGRLKCYKQDWTSGFKAGFRILAPTTYIFFASAIPVISFGEQLERDTEGLLTAVQTLASTALCGIIHSIIGGQPLLILGVAEPTVIMYTFMFNFAKERPDMGRNLFLAWTGWVCVWTTLLLFLLAILGACSIINRFTRIAGELFGLLIAMLFMQQAVKGVVEEFRIPQRQNPKLIQFIPSWRFANGMFGMVLSFGLLHTALRSRKARSWRYGSGWIRTFIADYGVPLMVLVWTAVSYIPSKSVPEGIPRRLYSPNPWSPSAYANWTVIKDMGNVPIFYIIGAFIPATMIAVLYYFDHSVASQLAQQKEFNLRKPSSYHYDLLLLGLLTLICGLIGIPPSNGVIPQSPMHTKSLATLKHQLLRNRLVSTARKSMRKNASLGQLYGNMQEAYQQMQTPLIYQQPAAQGLGELKESTIQAASCMGNIDAPVDETVFDIEKEIDDLLPVEVKEQRLSNLLQAILVGACVAAMPVLKMIPTAVLWGYFAFMAIESLPGNQFWERILLLFTAPSRRYKVLEEYHATFVETVPFKAIAVFTIFQTIYLLTCFGLTWIPIAGVMFPLMIMLLVPARQYILPKFFKGAHLQDLDAAAYEEAPALPFNLATERELGGAAASVGDGEILDEVITRSRGEFRHTSSPKITSSSTTPAHDLQSPRVSCSPRMSELRGERSPRVPGRGLQSPRTGEPRLSNLGKSPQN, from the exons ATGGAAGAGACCTTTGTACCTTTTGAAGGGATCAAAAATGACCTTCGAGGAAGACTTAAGTGTTACAAGCAAGATTGGACTAGCGGCTTTAAAGCAGGCTTCAg GATTCTGGCTCCCACcacatatattttctttgcttCTGCGATTCCAGTCATATCATTTGGTGAACAACTGGAGAGAGATACTG AGGGATTGCTTACAGCGGTTCAAACTTTAGCATCTACAGCACTTTGTGGGATTATACACTCCATCATTGGCGGTCAACCTTTGCTGATACTTGGAGTGGCAGAGCCAACGGTCATCATGTACACATTTATGTTCAACTTTGCGAAAGAGAGGCCAGATATGGGCCGGAATTTGTTTCTAGCGTGGACCGGATG GGTATGTGTTTGGACGACACTTCTGCTCTTCTTGCTGGCTATCTTAGGAGCTTGCTCCATTATCAATAGATTCACCCGTATAGCGGGAGAATTGTTTGGCCTGCTTATTGCAATGCTCTTCATGCAGCAAGCTGTTAAA GGTGTTGTAGAAGAATTTCGAATTCCACAACGACAGAATCCAAAATTAATACAGTTTATACCTTCTTGGAGGTTCGCAAATGGGATGTTTGGTATGGTTCTCTCATTTGGCCTTCTCCACACTGCATTAAGAAGCAGGAAAGCAAGGTCATGGCGCTATGGATCTG GTTGGATTAGAACCTTCATAGCAGACTACGGTGTGCCACTTATGGTTCTGGTGTGGACAGCTGTTTCCTATATACCATCTAAAAGTGTTCCAGAGGGAATCCCCCGACGTCTCTATAGCCCAAATCCATGGTCCCCTAGTGCATATGCAAATTGGACTGTCATTAAG GACATGGGAAACGTTCCCATTTTCTACATAATTGGAGCTTTCATTCCGGCAACCATGATTGCTGTGCTCTATTACTTTGATCACAGTGTAGCGTCCCAGCTTGCTCAGCAGAAAGAGTTCAATTTGAGAAAACCATCGTCTTATCATTATGACTTACTGCTTTTGGGGCTTCTG ACCTTAATCTGTGGACTTATCGGAATCCCTCCTTCTAATGGAGTCATCCCACAATCGCCTATGCACACAAAGAGTTTGGCGACTCTTAAACATCAG CTGCTACGTAACCGGCTAGTTTCAACAGCACGCAAAAGTATGAGAAAAAATGCCAGCCTGGGACAGTTGTATGGGAATATGCAAGAAGCATATCAACAAATGCAGACCCCTTTAATCTATCAGCAGCCTGCAGCTCAG GGACTCGGGGAATTAAAAGAATCAACCATTCAAGCAGCATCATGTATGGGAAATATTGATGCTCCCGTTGATGAGACCGTATTCGATATTGAAAAGGAGATTGATGATCTTTTGCCTGTTGAGGTAAAAGAACAGCGTTTAAGTAACTTGCTTCAAGCCATATTAGTGGGAGCATGTGTTGCAGCAATGCCTGTCCTCAAAATGATACCAACTGCAGTCCTTTGGGGCTACTTTGCCTTCATGGCCATTGAAAGTTTGCCTGGTAACCAATTCTGGGAAAGGATCTTATTGCTCTTCACTGCACCAAGCCGAAGATACAA AGTCCTTGAGGAGTACCATGCTACGTTTGTGGAAACCGTGCCTTTCAAGGCAATTGCAGTATTTACCATCTTTCAAACCATTTATCTGCTTACATGTTTTGGGCTTACTTGGATTCCAATTGCTGGGGTCATGTTCCCTTTGATGATCATGTTGTTGGTTCCCGCAAGACAATATATACTGCCCAAGTTTTTTAAAGGGGCGCACCTTCAAGACTTAGATGCTGCAGCGTATGAAGAGGCGCCAGCCCTACCATTCAATCTCGCAACA GAGAGAGAGCTAGGAGGAGCCGCTGCTTCTGTTGGCGATGGGGAGATTTTAGATGAGGTCATCACTAGAAGCCGTGGTGAATTTAGGCACACAAGCAGTCCTAAAATTACAAGTTCCTCTACAACTCCGGCACATGACCTTCAAAGCCCGCGTGTTTCATGCAGTCCTCGGATGAGTGAACTAAGAGGAGAAAGAAGCCCTCGTGTCCCTGGAAGAGGACTTCAAAGTCCAAGGACTGGAGAACCAAGATTGTCGAATTTGGGAAAGAGTCCTCAAAATTAA